One Candida dubliniensis CD36 chromosome 1, complete sequence genomic region harbors:
- a CDS encoding multiprotein-bridging factor [1], putative (Similar to S. cerevisiae MBF1;~Similar to C. albicans MBF1) yields the protein MSSDWDSVTVIGQKARVGGGGPRENVAKTSSQLNAARRAGLVVGTEKKYGTANTKSNPEGQRLTKLDATDDVVAVKKVDVNVGKAIQQARQEKKLTQKELATKVNEKPNVINDYEAGRAVPNQQLLAKLERALGVKLRGKNIGEPLFAKKK from the coding sequence ATGTCTTCAGATTGGGATTCAGTTACTGTTATCGGACAAAAGGCCAgagttggtggtggtggtccAAGAGAAAACGTTGCTAAAACTTCTTCACAATTAAATGCTGCCAGAAGAGCTGGTTTGGTTGTTGGTACTGAAAAGAAATACGGAACTGCCAACACCAAGTCAAATCCAGAAGGGCAAAGGTTGACTAAATTAGATGCAACTGATGATGTTGTGGCTGTTAAGAAAGTAGATGTGAACGTTGGTAAGGCCATTCAACAAGCCagacaagaaaagaaattgactCAAAAGGAGTTGGCCACCAAGGTGAACGAAAAGCCAAACGTCATCAACGACTATGAGGCCGGAAGAGCTGTTCCAAACCAACAATTGTTGGCTAAATTAGAAAGAGCCTTGGGTGTTAAGTTAAGAGGTAAGAATATTGGTGAACCTTTGTTTGctaagaaaaaataa
- a CDS encoding OMI/HTRA2 familyserine protease, putative, whose amino-acid sequence MQDMESLKRDAEVSLGNDNKKKCYKEFEEDESEIEYVSESPHPIFDSPLASNNNKWAETITNVVNSVVSIHFSHVAPFDTENAVSSEATGFVVDASRGLILTNRHVVGPGPFTGYVVFDNHESVDVKPIFRDPIHDFGILKFNPQDVKYLKLTQLELAPDLAKVGTEIRVVGNDAGEKLSILSGFISRLDRNAPDYGSLTYNDFNTEYIQAAAAASGGSSGSPVVNEDGKCVALQAGGHTEAATDYFLPVYRPLRALRCIQKNEPITRGDIQVEWELKPFNECVRLGLTAEAEQNARRLFPDKVGLLVAELVLPNGPADSLIKEGDTLISINDEPIATSVRVDEILDENVGKELEFVLQRGGCEIRQKIIIGDLHSITPNRFVVVAGASFNDLSYQIARCYGLPVKGVFVNGGTGSFEFSPQDTLGWMIESVDDEIVENLDEFVGVMKKIPDCSRVPVTYRHVSDMHSEYVRSIYIDRHWHTSFKMATRNDITGLWDFETLQKEALPPVPLEPQNAKYIDIPFGDDSKKGCADLVRSFVQVRTLCPSPIDSHPFRKDICYAVVIDAIHGYVLVSRKYVPHYLCDIFIVFAESIEVPGKVVFLHPHLNYAIVKYDPSLVLADVKTPVFGTSPLQRGDKSFLIGYNYHLRLVTDDVKVSAVSSLNINASSSSPRYRGTNLECILLDSKIRNECDAGVLADNDGTVRGFWLSYLGESDDKTYKMGLDVTDVKEVISQLQQNKVPKNMKILDAEFTSLTVLQGRTRGVSSSWIEQLEKEAEDNIKFLAVERITAPSLGTQVVNPLKIGDIVLCVDGRPAKSLRDLNSMYTKDILEFKIIRQKKEMTLQVPTNDTRELDTSHVVFWSGALLQTPHYGVRQLMKSIPSEVYVVGKSSGCPADQYYIVPNCFITHVNDKETKNLESFVEVVKDLPDKTYVKLRLVSFDNIPMAISLKTDYHYFPTIDVRKEIDTNTWVEKKYNE is encoded by the coding sequence ATGCAAGATATGGAATCTTTGAAAAGAGACGCTGAAGTTTCTTTAGGCAACgacaataagaaaaaatgctataaagaatttgaagaagatgaaagtgaaattgaatatgtTTCTGAGTCCCCACATCCAATATTCGATTCCCCGTTAGCAagcaataacaacaaatgGGCCGAAACTATAACAAACGTTGTAAACAGTGTTGTTTCAATACATTTTTCACATGTAGCGCCCTTTGATACTGAGAACGCAGTGTCAAGTGAAGCAACTGGGTTTGTTGTGGATGCATCTCGAGGACTTATACTTACCAACAGACACGTCGTTGGACCTGGACCATTCACAGGATATGTTGTATTTGACAACCATGAGTCAGTTGATGTTAAACCAATTTTTAGAGATCCTATACACGATTTTggtattttgaaattcaatCCTCAAGACGTCAAGTACTTGAAGTTAACACAACTAGAATTGGCACCTGATTTGGCAAAAGTTGGTACTGAAATTAGGGTTGTTGGTAACGATGCAGGTGAAAAATTGTCTATATTATCGGGGTTTATCTCAAGATTGGACAGAAATGCTCCAGATTATGGCAGTTTGACGTACAACGATTTTAATACCGAGTATATACAAGCAGCCGCTGCCGCTTCAGGTGGTTCGTCAGGTTCCCCAGTGGTGAACGAAGACGGCAAATGTGTTGCATTGCAGGCGGGAGGACATACAGAAGCTGCGACCGATTACTTCCTTCCAGTTTATAGACCATTGAGAGCTTTGCGTTGTATCCAAAAGAATGAACCAATAACAAGAGGAGATATTCAAGTGGAATGGGAGTTGAAGCCCTTTAATGAATGTGTCAGATTGGGGTTGACAGCGGAAGCAGAACAAAATGCAAGAAGATTGTTTCCTGATAAGGTTGGGTTGTTGGTTGCAGAGCTTGTATTACCTAATGGTCCTGCAGACTCATTGATAAAAGAAGGTGATACTCTTATTTCAATAAACGACGAACCAATTGCTACATCTGTTCGagttgatgaaattttagACGAAAATGTTGGCAAGGAGTTGGAATTTGTTTTGCAACGAGGTGGTTGTGAAATCAGACaaaagattattattggcGATCTTCATAGTATTACTCCAAACAGATTTGTGGTTGTAGCAGGGGCTCTGTTCAACGACTTGTCATATCAAATAGCCAGATGCTATGGTTTACCAGTTAAAGGGGTATTTGTAAATGGAGGTACAGGATCCTTTGAGTTTTCGCCACAAGATACACTTGGTTGGATGATTGAGTCGGTTGATGACGAAATAGTGGAAAACTTGGATGAGTTTGTCGGGgttatgaaaaaaattcctGACTGCTCAAGGGTTCCAGTGACTTATCGTCATGTATCTGATATGCATTCAGAATACGTTAGAAGTATTTACATTGATAGACATTGGCATACCTCTTTTAAGATGGCAACTAGAAACGATATCACTGGTTTGTGGGATTTCGAAACACTTCAAAAAGAAGCATTGCCCCCTGTGCCCCTTGAGCCTCAGAATGCAAAATATATTGACATTCCTTTCGGTGATGACAGTAAGAAAGGTTGCGCTGATTTGGTGAGATCATTTGTTCAAGTACGAACGCTCTGTCCAAGTCCAATTGATTCACACCCTTTTAGAAAAGATATATGTTATGCTGTTGTGATTGACGCGATCCATGGGTATGTTCTTGTTTCACGAAAATATGTTCCACATTATTTATGTGacatttttattgtttttgcCGAGTCAATTGAGGTCCCTGGAAAAGTTGTGTTTTTACATCCACATCTCAATTATGCAATAGTCAAATATGACCCAAGCTTAGTGTTAGCTGATGTCAAAACACCCGTTTTTGGAACTTCACCATTGCAAAGAGGAGATAAATCGTTTTTAATAGGATACAATTACCATTTGAGATTAGTTACAGATGATGTCAAGGTAAGCGCTGTCTCGTCTTTAAATATCAATGCTAGCTCAAGCTCACCACGTTACAGAGGGACCAACTTAGAATGTATTTTACTTGACAGTAAAATTAGAAATGAATGTGATGCTGGTGTATTGGCTGATAATGACGGAACTGTCCGCGGGTTTTGGTTATCATATTTGGGTGAGTCTGATGACAAGACGTACAAAATGGGATTAGATGTAACAGATGTAAAGGAAGTGATCCTGCAATTGCAACAAAATAAAGTAccaaaaaatatgaaaatcCTTGATGCGGAGTTTACTTCACTTACCGTTTTACAAGGTAGAACAAGAGGAGTCTCTCTGAGTTGGATTGAACAGTTGGAGAAAGAAGCTGaagataatattaaatttttagCGGTTGAACGAATTACTGCCCCGAGTTTGGGTACTCAAGTTGTAAACCCATTGAAAATTGGGGACATAGTTCTTTGTGTTGATGGTAGACCGGCAAAGAGTTTGAGagatttgaattcaatGTATACAAAAGACATTTTGGAATTTAAGATTATTAGgcaaaagaaagaaatgaCATTGCAAGTTCCAACCAACGACACAAGAGAACTAGATACTTCTCATGTTGTTTTCTGGTCTGGTGCATTGCTTCAAACTCCACATTACGGTGTAAGGCAGTTAATGAAGAGCATTCCATCTGAAGTATATGTGGTTGGAAAGTCTTCAGGTTGCCCAGCAGACCAGTACTACATTGTACCGAATTGTTTTATCACCCATGTCAACGACAAGGAAACCAAAAACCTTGAGAGCTTTGTTGAAGTAGTAAAGGATTTACCGGACAAAACATATGTGAAGTTGCGTTTGGTTTCATTTGACAACATACCAATGGCAATATCGTTGAAGACAGACTACCATTATTTCCCTACTATCGACGTTAGAAAGGAAATCGATACAAATACATGGGTGGAGAAAAAATACAAtgaatag
- a CDS encoding adh-ubiquinone oxidoreductase [21 kda] subunit, mitochondrial precursor, putative (Similar to Neurospora crassa NUO-21), which translates to MLSRVSIRSLPLYTRSFATTSILRQSELTTATDSSGKEIVSGAPRELVTERVVRIYQEAKPATQSGHHNGSHWKLDWDVLGKGNRWENDLMGYQGSADYMQGTIMKFDTKEAAIKFAENQGWDHYVQEPKKRHFRKKDYSANFFHSAGPLKHIRTK; encoded by the coding sequence ATGTTATCCAGAGTATCCATAAGATCATTGCCACTCTATACACGTTCATTTGCAACAACTTCTATATTAAGACAATCCGAGCTTACTACTGCTACAGATTCAAGTGgtaaagaaattgtttcTGGTGCACCAAGAGAACTTGTGACAGAAAGAGTCGTCAGAATCTACCAAGAAGCCAAACCTGCAACACAATCTGGTCACCACAACGGTAGTCACTGGAAATTGGACTGGGACGTTTTAGGCAAAGGAAATAGATGGGAGAACGATTTAATGGGTTACCAAGGATCTGCCGATTACATGCAAGGTACCATAATGAAATTTGACACCAAAGAAGCAGCTATCAAATTTGCTGAGAATCAAGGATGGGATCACTATGTGCAAGAACCTAAGAAAAGACATTTCAGAAAGAAAGATTATTCAGCAAACTTCTTTCATTCAGCTGGACCATTGAAACATATAAGAACAAAATag
- a CDS encoding long-chain fatty-acid elongation enoyl reductase, putative (Similar to S. cerevisiae TSC13), giving the protein MTEIEVKSRSRSIKSFSSNELTPDSSVQELINELSSDNHISEHRLRLTKLENGKQVALIAHKTFAENGIPKTASKIELFVKDLGPQISWRTVFLVEYFGPFIFHPLFYYVQSLYGSGSFEHTETQKFAFAIVLLHFLKRELETIYVHKFSNATMPAFNIFKNSGHYWILSGFNLAYFIYGPSDKSGVLKYFFHVNELPSYVVYGLFGLWVFAELSNLTTHLILSNLRKGDSKVYVIPFGYGFNWVSCPNYFFESLSWLAYALLVGNWSAWIFLLVSSGQMWLWAVKKHQRYLKTFGDDYKKLKRKIYIPFVI; this is encoded by the coding sequence ATGACCGAAATTGAAGTAAAATCACGTTCCAGATCCATTAAATCCTTTTCCTCCAATGAATTGACTCCAGACTCATCAGTACAGGAATTAATTAACGAATTAAGTTCTGATAATCATATTTCCGAACATAGACTTAGATTAACTAAATTAGAAAATGGTAAGCAAGTAGCTTTGATTGCTCATAAGACTTTTGCTGAAAACGGTATTCCTAAGACTGCAAGCAAGATTGAATTGTTTGTCAAAGATTTGGGTCCTCAAATCTCATGGAGAACtgtttttttggttgaatattttggtCCCTTTATTTTCCATCCATTATTCTATTATGTCCAATCACTCTACGGTTCTGGGTCTTTCGAACACACGGAAACTCAAAAATTTGCCTTTGCGATTGTTCTTTTACATTTCTTAAAGCGTGAATTAGAAACCATTTATGTTCATAAATTTTCCAATGCAACAATGCCTGCGTTCAACATTTTCAAGAATTCGGGACATTATTGGATTTTGTCTGGTTTCAATTTGgcatattttatttatggTCCAAGTGATAAGCTGGGAGTATTAAAGTACTTTTTCCATGTAAACGAATTACCAAGTTACGTTGTGTATGGTCTTTTTGGTTTGTGGGTTTTTGCTGAATTATCTAATTTGACCActcatttgattttgagtAACTTGAGAAAGGGTGATTCTAAAGTTTACGTTATTCCTTTTGGATATGGGTTCAACTGGGTATCATGTCCTAATTATTTTTTCGAATCTTTGTCGTGGTTGGCCTATGCCTTACTCGTAGGCAATTGGTCAGCATGGATATTCTTGTTAGTTAGTTCTGGTCAAATGTGGCTTTGGGCTGTTAAAAAGCACCAGAGATACTTGAAAACTTTTGGCGACGATTACAAGAAgttgaaaagaaagatataTATTCCATTTGTTATTTAG
- a CDS encoding kinetochore-related protein, putative (Similar to S. pombe MIS13), which translates to MRTLGVGKQKAPTRKKTKKQAKLVHDTDDDEQVTPQPSLLSRKNQLSDLFSSQENFNKNPAPKKRQTFEEDGEFVYKRSQSPTQQSRKKRKVNTPVTQLHEEMDLMAREDIDSDSSDDIFNLSRKKKKQRAKGQSIKNPTKLRSPLGNGYNSDDYIEQVSRETLQLHDNDKTVSNKRRQSYLNRGKRVSSIGNGFVGVPHKEVPVSDYYKLLDTTMPGPDRLRQLLIWNMKKQFEKDEEDLKQHESEDQTAPSIARVIKEEIIRDLTEKKISTSWYDNRSNNIETISGKVVTVPNPLNITNLKNIDIYTKKLKNLRKQKAEWYKVYKQAIRPLEAMKISLPEDKKQLNMYIKDERAGNIKTDAIDNSLVETVEANHAEVKSNITKLEPEVDKLYFTAFQLKRASDLLKSVEQQQLNKKVSQYLQGYSNKSKVEAYRSLPSNSGSNIRWSVPSKNVDTKDLLRAICRLETQNKSS; encoded by the coding sequence ATGAGAACACTTGGTGTTGGTAAGCAAAAAGCACCgacaagaaagaaaacaaaaaagcaAGCTAAATTGGTACATGATACAGACGATGATGAACAAGTCACTCCACAACCAAGCTTGCTATCGAGGAAAAACCAATTATctgatttattttcttctcaAGAGAATTTCAATAAGAACCCAGCTCCTAAAAAGCGGCAAAcatttgaagaagatggAGAATTTGTGTATAAACGAAGTCAATCACCCACACAACAGTCTCgtaagaaaagaaaggtCAATACCCCAGTTACTCAATTACATGAGGAAATGGATTTGATGGCACGAGAAGATATAGATAGTGATTCTTCAGAtgatatattcaatttgagcagaaagaaaaagaagcaACGAGCCAAAGGGCAATCCATCAAGAATCCTACAAAATTGAGGTCTCCTTTAGGAAACGGATACAATTCGGATGATTATATAGAGCAAGTGTCTCGTGAAACTTTGCAATTGCATGATAATGACAAAACGGTTTCTAATAAGAGAAGACAGTCCTATTTGAACCGAGGGAAGCGGGTTTCTTCAATTGGCAATGGGTTTGTGGGAGTGCCCCACAAAGAGGTTCCTGTATCTGATTATTATAAACTTTTGGATACCACTATGCCTGGACCAGATAGGTTGAGgcaattgttgatatggaatatgaaaaaacaatttgagAAAGATGAGGAAGATTTGAAGCAGCATGAGTCAGAGGATCAAACTGCACCAAGTATAGCAAGAGTAATCAAAGAAGAGATCATACGAGATTTGacagaaaaaaagatttcTACAAGTTGGTATGATAACAGAAGCAACAATATAGAAACAATAAGTGGGAAAGTGGTTACTGTACCTAATCCTTTAAATATTACAAATctaaaaaatattgatatttacacaaaaaaattgaaaaaccTAAGAAAACAGAAAGCAGAGTGGTATAAAGTTTACAAGCAGGCAATACGGCCTTTGGAAGCAATGAAGATTAGTTTGCCTGAGgataaaaaacaattaaatatgTACATAAAGGACGAAAGAGCAGGAAACATAAAAACAGATGCAATTGATAACTCATTAGTTGAAACAGTAGAAGCTAACCACGCCGAagttaaatcaaatataacAAAACTAGAGCCAGAAGTGGACAAGCTTTATTTTACTGCATTCCAACTAAAACGTGCAAGCGATTTGTTGAAATCAGTagagcaacaacaattaaacaaaaaggtGTCACAGTATTTGCAGGGTTActcaaataaatcaaaagtGGAAGCATATAGATCCCTACCGTCCAATAGTGGTAGCAACATTAGATGGTCTGTACCTCTGAAAAATGTGGACACAAAAGATCTTCTAAGAGCTATATGTCGGTTGGAAACTCAAAACAAATCTTCATAA
- a CDS encoding methionine sulfoxide, putative yields MFKSPAFRTFVRNMSKSDSEWRAILSPEQFRVLRQGGTEAPYTGEYTNTPASDIGYYECAGCKFPLYKANTKFKAHCGWPAFYEALPGAIKIYRDESHGMIREEMRCSNCDGHLGHVFKGEGYKTPTDERHCVNSVSIKFNPQDPQT; encoded by the coding sequence ATGTTCAAATCGCCAGCATTTAGAACTTTTGTCAGAAACATGTCGAAATCAGATTCAGAATGGAGAGCTATTTTATCGCCAGAACAATTCCGTGTATTACGACAAGGCGGAACAGAAGCTCCATACACTGGTGAATATACAAATACCCCAGCTTCCGATATAGGTTATTATGAATGTGCTGGTTGCAAGTTTCCATTGTACAAGGCCAACACAAAATTCAAAGCCCACTGTGGCTGGCCAGCTTTCTATGAAGCCCTCCCTGGAGCtataaaaatttatagAGACGAATCACACGGTATGATTAGGGAAGAAATGAGATGCTCAAACTGCGACGGACATCTAGGTCATGTATTTAAAGGTGAAGGCTATAAGACTCCTACAGATGAAAGACACTGTGTGAACAGCGTCTCAATAAAATTCAATCCACAGGATCCGCAAACCTAA
- a CDS encoding mitochondrial 37S ribosomal protein RSM27 (Similar to S. cerevisiae RSM27;~Similar to C. albicans RSM27), whose protein sequence is MSVLKALPSKARLAEVRKTSFRIFDQFWNPNAKRNPNKILKAPLKGPEYVKYYGDNNAVPTFSDFKIWFPQLQLVDPREAHRVFIVADRKRRNKGAPKKKKQ, encoded by the coding sequence ATGAGTGTGTTGAAAGCGTTACCATCCAAGGCTAGGTTGGCAGAGGTCAGAAAAACTTCATTTAGAATATTTGATCAGTTTTGGAATCCTAATGCAAAAAGAAAcccaaataaaatattaaaagCACCTTTGAAAGGTCCAGAATATGTGAAGTATTATGGTGACAATAATGCTGTGCCTACATTCagtgatttcaaaatttggtTTCCTCAGTTACAGCTAGTGGATCCTAGAGAAGCACATAGAGTATTCATAGTTGCAgacagaaaaagaagaaataagGGTGCTCctaaaaagaagaagcaatGA
- a CDS encoding HNRNP arginine n-methyltransferase, putative (Similar to S. cerevisiae HMT1;~Similar to C. albicans HMT1) produces the protein MSESATDKSQLTKYEQHYFSSYDHFGIHEEMLKDTSRTLSYRNAMYRNKDLFKDKIVLDVGCGTGILSMFAVKAGAKHVYSVDMSSIIDKAKEIVELNGFSDKITLLQGKLEDITLPVDKVDIIISEWMGYFLLYESMLDTVLYARDRYLVEGGLIFPDKCQMYIAGIEDGQYKDEKIHYWEDVYGFDYTPFIKTAMEEPLVDTVNNQSLITKGTKFFEFDINTVTKEQLSFKKKFELQAIDNDYCHAFIVYWDAIFPGKQKVILPTGPMHQYTHWKQTVFYMDQVLDLKKGDVINGEITAVPSKVNPRELDIDISWEVKTQANDKSRELKGEYTYFLR, from the coding sequence ATGTCTGAATCTGCTACCGATAAATCGCAATTAACTAAATATGAACAACACTATTTTTCATCGTATGATCATTTTGGTATACACGAAGAAATGTTAAAGGATACTTCACGTACCTTGAGTTATCGTAATGCCATGTACAGAAATAAGGATTTGTTCAAAGATAAAATTGTTCTTGATGTTGGATGTGGTACCGGTATTTTGTCCATGTTTGCCGTTAAAGCTGGCGCCAAACATGTATACTCTGTGGATATGTCGTCTATTATTGACAAGGCAAAGGAAATCGTGGAGTTGAATGGGTTCAGCGATAAGATTACTTTGTTGCAAGGGAAATTAGAAGACATCACCTTGCCAGTTGACAAAGTTGacataataatatcagAGTGGATGGGttatttcttgttgtaCGAATCTATGTTGGATACAGTCTTGTATGCCAGAGACAGATATCTTGTTGAAGGTGGGTTGATTTTCCCCGACAAGTGTCAAATGTACATTGCTGGTATTGAGGATGGACAGTACAAAGATGAAAAAATACATTATTGGGAAGATGTTTATGGATTTGACTACACTCCGTTTATCAAAACTGCTATGGAAGAACCATTGGTTGACACTGTCAACAATCAGTCTTTGATTACCAAAGGTACCAAgttttttgaatttgatatcAATACTGTTACGAAAGAGCAATTATCTTTTAAGAAAAAGTTTGAGTTACAGGCAATTGATAACGATTACTGCCATGCCTTTATTGTGTACTGGGACGCTATATTTCCAGGTAAGCAAAAAGTTATCTTACCAACTGGGCCAATGCACCAATACACCCATTGGAAGCAAACTGTTTTTTACATGGATCAAGTCTTAGATCTTAAGAAAGGTGACGTTATTAATGGTGAAATTACTGCTGTACCAAGTAAAGTCAACCCAAGAGAACTTGACATTGATATCTCATGGGAGGTAAAAACTCAAGCCAATGATAAATCAAGAGAATTGAAGGGCGAGTACACTTACTTTTTACGTTAG